From the Octadecabacter antarcticus 307 genome, one window contains:
- a CDS encoding methylated-DNA--[protein]-cysteine S-methyltransferase: MSSLTVLTQFGPLTVYEEDGAIVRVAWDGAGVDQTPLLREAARQLRAYDAGALEVFDLPVRVSGSDFQRAVCRQMSAIAFGETVTYGDIAKALDQSAQAVGSACGGNPVPVIIPCHRVMGAKGLTGFSGKGGVETKVALLRHERAGGFLI; this comes from the coding sequence ATGTCCAGCCTCACCGTTCTGACGCAATTTGGCCCCTTGACCGTTTATGAAGAAGACGGCGCGATTGTGCGTGTTGCGTGGGACGGCGCTGGCGTGGATCAAACGCCGCTGCTGCGCGAGGCCGCGCGGCAGTTGCGGGCCTATGACGCTGGCGCGTTGGAGGTGTTTGATCTGCCAGTGCGCGTCAGTGGATCGGACTTTCAGCGTGCGGTGTGCCGTCAGATGTCTGCAATTGCGTTTGGTGAGACCGTGACCTATGGCGATATCGCAAAAGCACTGGACCAATCAGCGCAAGCCGTTGGATCAGCCTGTGGCGGCAATCCTGTGCCGGTGATTATTCCGTGCCACCGCGTGATGGGGGCCAAAGGTCTGACAGGGTTTTCCGGCAAAGGTGGCGTGGAAACAAAAGTTGCGTTGCTGCGCCATGAACGTGCCGGTGGCTTTCTGATTTAG
- a CDS encoding CDP-alcohol phosphatidyltransferase family protein — MNAQAKALCVHFLTATGAVFAMLAMLEAIQKDWPSMFVWLIVAFAVDGIDGPLARHYNVKRYAPQFDGVLLDLIIDYLTYVFIPAYALYASGLMDGWSGWAAIIVITFGSALYFCDTRMKTNDNSFSGFPGCWNMLILVLFALSPPWWACLALVAVLAVAMFLPIKFVHPVRTDRWRAISLPMALAWTVFAGFAAWESFDPAPSVFWGLMITSIYLLGAGAVQQVLHGQDG, encoded by the coding sequence ATGAATGCACAAGCCAAAGCCCTTTGCGTCCACTTTCTGACCGCCACAGGCGCAGTTTTTGCGATGCTTGCCATGCTCGAAGCGATCCAGAAAGACTGGCCATCGATGTTTGTCTGGCTCATCGTCGCCTTTGCCGTTGACGGGATCGACGGCCCGCTGGCACGCCATTACAACGTCAAACGATACGCGCCACAGTTCGACGGTGTGTTGCTTGACCTGATCATCGACTACCTCACGTATGTGTTCATCCCCGCCTACGCACTTTACGCATCCGGCCTGATGGATGGCTGGTCCGGCTGGGCGGCCATCATTGTGATCACCTTTGGATCAGCGCTGTATTTCTGCGATACGCGCATGAAAACAAACGATAATTCCTTCTCCGGCTTTCCGGGATGTTGGAACATGCTGATCTTGGTGTTGTTCGCATTGTCACCGCCGTGGTGGGCCTGCCTTGCCCTTGTGGCGGTTCTCGCAGTGGCGATGTTCCTACCGATCAAGTTTGTGCACCCTGTGCGCACGGACCGCTGGCGCGCGATATCTCTCCCCATGGCATTGGCATGGACCGTCTTTGCAGGCTTCGCCGCTTGGGAAAGTTTCGATCCCGCGCCCAGCGTCTTTTGGGGCTTGATGATCACGTCGATCTATCTGCTCGGCGCTGGCGCTGTGCAGCAGGTGCTACACGGACAAGACGGGTAA
- a CDS encoding tyrosine recombinase XerC, with translation MISPAMSSALGDWLDHKRALNGAASNTITAYQTDLLGFLNFMTSYYSGAQGLGPISRITVSDMRAWMASERSRGVAARSLARSLSAVKSFYRWLADREGFEPTAVLSTRSPKFQKKLPRPLAVDAARAMIDTVQLQAGEPWIAARDMAVVTLLYGCGLRISEALGLIPADVPLPATLRIIGKGGKERLVPVIPAARTAVNAYLEACPHPMDADQPIFRGSRGGPLYPRAIQIVMANARMQLGLPATATPHAMRHSFATHLLNAGGDLRSIQELLGHASLSTTQAYTAVDTARLMKVYDAAHPRAHPRAARQSPTIPDLP, from the coding sequence ATGATCTCACCTGCTATGTCATCCGCGTTGGGCGACTGGCTGGATCATAAACGTGCGCTGAACGGGGCGGCCAGCAACACCATCACGGCCTATCAGACCGACCTTTTGGGGTTCCTGAATTTCATGACCTCCTATTACAGCGGCGCGCAGGGTTTGGGGCCGATTTCACGCATCACTGTCAGTGATATGCGGGCATGGATGGCGTCAGAACGCAGCCGCGGTGTTGCTGCGCGATCCTTGGCGCGCAGCCTGTCGGCGGTGAAATCGTTCTACCGTTGGCTGGCGGATCGCGAAGGATTTGAACCCACCGCCGTGTTGTCGACCCGTTCGCCCAAATTCCAAAAGAAACTGCCACGCCCACTGGCTGTCGATGCGGCCCGCGCCATGATCGACACCGTGCAATTGCAAGCGGGTGAGCCGTGGATCGCCGCGCGCGATATGGCCGTTGTCACGCTGCTTTACGGCTGCGGCTTGCGGATATCTGAGGCGCTAGGCCTAATCCCCGCCGACGTGCCCCTGCCCGCGACACTGCGCATCATCGGTAAAGGTGGCAAAGAGCGCCTTGTGCCGGTGATCCCCGCTGCGCGTACCGCCGTAAATGCCTATCTGGAAGCCTGCCCGCACCCGATGGACGCGGATCAGCCGATCTTTCGCGGTAGCCGCGGTGGTCCGCTGTATCCACGCGCCATCCAGATCGTCATGGCAAACGCGCGCATGCAACTTGGCCTGCCCGCCACGGCGACACCACATGCCATGCGCCACAGCTTTGCGACCCATCTGCTGAATGCCGGTGGTGATCTGCGATCCATCCAAGAACTGCTTGGCCATGCCTCTCTGTCCACCACCCAAGCCTACACCGCCGTTGATACCGCGCGTCTAATGAAGGTCTATGATGCGGCGCACCCTCGGGCCCATCCGCGCGCCGCTAGACAATCACCGACGATCCCTGACTTGCCCTAG
- a CDS encoding DUF484 family protein, with the protein MSSDPLLNARILNDDVRSRIMSDPAALLEDKDIMRALVAANEKTRGGNIVDLRGIAMERLESRLDRLEDTHRNVIAAAYENLAGTNQINRAILRMMDATQFEPFLRDLRGEVSDILRVDAVRLVLESAIPDADPAISRLGDVLSVTEPGFVHDYITHGRAAPARQVTLRQVRTDDTALFGDKADYIRSEACMKLDLGEGRLPGMLIFGAEDPHQFTPQQGTDLLTFFAGVFERVMRRWLS; encoded by the coding sequence ATGAGCAGCGATCCACTTCTGAACGCCCGCATTTTGAACGATGACGTTCGTTCTAGAATTATGTCTGATCCAGCCGCTTTGCTGGAAGATAAGGACATTATGCGCGCCCTTGTCGCCGCGAATGAGAAAACCAGGGGCGGTAATATTGTCGATCTGCGCGGCATCGCGATGGAACGGCTTGAGTCGCGCCTTGACCGCCTTGAAGACACGCATCGCAATGTGATTGCCGCAGCGTATGAAAATCTTGCCGGAACGAATCAGATCAACCGCGCAATTTTGCGGATGATGGATGCGACCCAGTTTGAACCGTTCCTGCGCGATCTGCGTGGTGAAGTATCTGACATCTTGCGCGTCGATGCGGTGCGCTTGGTGCTGGAATCAGCCATACCGGACGCCGACCCTGCAATCTCGCGGCTTGGCGATGTGCTGTCGGTTACCGAACCGGGCTTTGTGCACGACTACATCACCCATGGCCGCGCCGCCCCTGCGCGACAGGTCACGCTGCGCCAGGTCCGCACTGACGACACAGCGCTTTTTGGCGACAAGGCAGATTATATCCGCTCTGAGGCGTGCATGAAGCTTGACCTTGGTGAAGGGCGCCTTCCGGGTATGTTGATTTTCGGGGCCGAAGACCCGCACCAGTTCACACCGCAACAGGGCACTGATTTGCTGACGTTCTTTGCGGGCGTTTTTGAACGGGTCATGCGGCGCTGGTTAAGCTGA
- the fsa gene encoding fructose-6-phosphate aldolase has translation MKFFVDTADIAAIKELNDLGMVDGVTTNPSIIAKSGLNILEVTKEICDLVDGPVSAEVVATDAEQMIAEGRKLAKIADNIAVKVPLTWDGLKACKVLSEEGNMVNVTLCFSANQALLAAKAGATFISPFIGRLDDINIDGLELIEDIRLIYDNYGFETQILAASIRNANHMSECAKIGADVCTAPPNVIKAMANHVLTDNGLAAFLADAKKANIKIV, from the coding sequence ATGAAATTCTTCGTAGACACCGCAGACATCGCCGCCATCAAAGAACTTAACGACCTTGGCATGGTGGACGGCGTCACCACAAACCCGTCGATTATTGCCAAATCGGGGTTGAACATCCTCGAAGTCACGAAAGAAATTTGTGACCTTGTCGATGGTCCTGTTTCCGCCGAAGTTGTCGCCACAGACGCCGAGCAGATGATCGCCGAAGGCCGCAAGCTGGCCAAAATCGCCGACAACATCGCCGTGAAAGTGCCGCTGACTTGGGATGGCCTGAAGGCCTGCAAAGTGCTGTCGGAAGAGGGGAATATGGTCAACGTGACGCTGTGTTTCTCTGCCAATCAAGCGCTGTTGGCTGCCAAGGCGGGGGCTACATTCATCTCACCATTCATTGGCCGCCTCGATGACATCAACATCGACGGGCTGGAACTGATCGAAGACATCCGCCTGATCTATGACAACTACGGCTTTGAGACGCAGATTTTGGCCGCGTCCATCCGCAACGCCAACCATATGTCCGAATGTGCGAAAATCGGTGCGGACGTCTGCACCGCACCGCCGAATGTTATCAAAGCCATGGCGAACCATGTGTTGACGGACAACGGGTTGGCTGCATTTCTTGCAGACGCCAAGAAGGCGAACATCAAGATCGTCTAG
- a CDS encoding primosomal protein N', translated as MDQAFFHEGDLVGVQTAQPIDRMLDYKAPEGGCHLGAFVEVPLGPRKVLGVVWGAGKGDFDYKKVRSVIRVLDVAPMADEMRKFLIKAADYTLTPMNAMLRLATRAPGLGDAPSMRKVYRLGSDEPTRMTDARAKVLGVLRDYGGLAFTLKEIAESAGVTTSVVKGLVKLGAVSEEDAPRDVPYPRLDPDHGGKQLTSDQAVGAKILSEAVRSGTYGTTLLKGVTGSGKTEVYLEAVAECLRAGRQALVLLPEIALTAEFLTRVEARFGCKPAEWHSGVTMTERRRCWRMVGQGDAQLIVGARSALFLPYRNLGLIVVDEEHDTSYKQEDGVLYNARDMTVLRASLNAAQVVLASATPSLESWANVEAGKYARVTLASRYGAAVLPKMSAIDMRIEDLPGGRWVSPTLQKMVENRLEKGEQSLLFLNRRGYAPVTICRACGHQIGCDDCDATMVEHRFLKRLMCHQCGETKPMPTVCPSCEAVDKLAPVGPGVERMAEEAQALFPDARVAVLSSDLYGTARALKEHIQAIARGEADVIVGTQLVAKGHNFPKLTLVGVIDADLGLQGSDLRAAERTFQLMRQVAGRAGRADIAGEAVLQTFQPEHPVIRAILGGDEEAFWAAEAGERRAAGVPPYGRMAGIVLSSPNVQEVFDLGTQMARMDGPLRKIGAQVYGPAPAPIARIRGRHRVRLLVKAEKSAPLQQALVAWAAQFKLRGELRMAIDIDPQSFY; from the coding sequence ATGGATCAGGCGTTTTTCCACGAAGGTGATTTGGTGGGCGTGCAGACCGCGCAGCCGATTGACCGTATGCTGGATTACAAAGCCCCGGAAGGTGGCTGCCATTTGGGCGCATTTGTTGAGGTGCCATTGGGCCCGCGCAAGGTGCTGGGCGTGGTTTGGGGCGCGGGCAAGGGCGACTTTGACTACAAAAAAGTGCGCAGTGTGATCCGTGTGCTGGACGTTGCGCCGATGGCCGATGAGATGCGGAAATTTCTGATCAAAGCCGCCGATTATACGCTGACACCGATGAACGCGATGTTGCGTCTTGCGACCCGCGCACCAGGATTGGGGGACGCGCCGTCGATGCGCAAAGTTTATCGGCTGGGGTCGGATGAACCGACGCGCATGACTGATGCGCGCGCTAAGGTGCTGGGCGTGCTGCGCGATTACGGCGGTTTGGCGTTCACGCTCAAAGAAATCGCGGAGTCTGCTGGCGTCACGACATCCGTCGTCAAAGGCTTGGTCAAACTGGGTGCTGTCAGCGAAGAAGACGCGCCGCGTGATGTGCCATACCCGCGCCTTGACCCCGACCATGGCGGCAAGCAATTAACGAGCGATCAGGCGGTTGGTGCAAAGATATTGAGCGAGGCTGTGCGGTCGGGCACCTATGGCACCACGTTGCTGAAGGGCGTCACCGGATCGGGCAAAACTGAGGTGTATCTTGAGGCCGTCGCGGAATGCCTGCGCGCAGGGCGCCAAGCCTTGGTTTTGTTGCCCGAGATTGCGCTGACGGCGGAATTCCTCACACGGGTCGAAGCGCGGTTTGGATGCAAGCCTGCTGAATGGCACAGCGGCGTGACGATGACCGAACGGCGGCGTTGCTGGCGCATGGTCGGGCAGGGCGATGCGCAACTGATCGTCGGGGCGCGATCGGCGTTGTTTTTGCCGTACCGCAATCTGGGGCTGATCGTCGTCGACGAAGAACATGACACATCCTACAAACAAGAAGACGGTGTGCTGTATAATGCCCGTGACATGACGGTGTTGCGCGCATCACTGAACGCGGCACAGGTGGTGTTGGCAAGCGCCACGCCGTCATTGGAATCGTGGGCAAACGTTGAGGCTGGCAAATATGCGCGGGTGACGTTGGCGTCGCGATACGGCGCTGCTGTCCTGCCGAAAATGTCCGCGATTGATATGCGAATTGAGGATTTGCCGGGCGGTCGCTGGGTGTCCCCGACGTTGCAGAAAATGGTTGAAAACAGGCTGGAGAAGGGCGAGCAATCGTTGCTGTTTTTGAACCGTCGTGGTTATGCGCCGGTTACAATTTGTCGGGCGTGCGGGCATCAGATCGGCTGTGACGATTGCGATGCGACGATGGTGGAACACCGGTTCTTGAAACGCTTGATGTGCCATCAATGCGGCGAAACCAAACCGATGCCGACAGTGTGCCCGTCTTGCGAGGCAGTGGATAAGCTGGCCCCTGTTGGCCCCGGCGTTGAACGCATGGCTGAAGAAGCGCAAGCGCTGTTTCCAGATGCGCGGGTTGCGGTGTTGAGTTCGGATTTGTACGGGACCGCGCGCGCACTGAAGGAACATATTCAAGCAATCGCGCGGGGTGAGGCGGATGTGATCGTAGGCACGCAATTGGTCGCCAAGGGGCATAATTTCCCGAAACTGACGCTTGTCGGGGTGATTGATGCGGACCTTGGCCTGCAAGGGTCGGATTTACGCGCCGCCGAACGCACGTTCCAACTGATGCGTCAGGTCGCGGGGCGTGCAGGGCGCGCCGATATTGCGGGTGAGGCGGTGTTGCAGACATTCCAACCCGAACATCCCGTTATTCGCGCCATTCTAGGTGGTGATGAGGAGGCGTTTTGGGCTGCCGAAGCAGGCGAGCGTCGCGCGGCCGGCGTGCCGCCCTATGGACGTATGGCGGGGATCGTGTTGAGTTCGCCCAACGTGCAAGAGGTGTTTGATCTGGGCACGCAAATGGCCCGCATGGATGGCCCGCTGCGCAAAATTGGCGCGCAGGTTTACGGCCCCGCACCTGCGCCGATTGCGCGGATACGCGGGCGGCATCGTGTGCGGTTGTTGGTGAAGGCGGAAAAATCCGCGCCCCTGCAACAGGCATTGGTGGCGTGGGCGGCGCAGTTCAAGCTGCGGGGCGAATTGCGCATGGCAATCGATATTGATCCCCAAAGCTTTTATTAG
- a CDS encoding MFS transporter — translation MKTIPLSDAQSLPFWRRPVTLLFLMAAAMPIAFSTWSALLNNFVIEVADFDGSDIGWLHTVREIPGFFAVGVIVLLMLFREQVLGLVALVMLGVATALTAQFPSIGGILSITMLSSIGFHYYETVNQSLQLQWIDKARAPQTLGWIIAAGSGATFLAYVLIVLTWEAFDLSYSIVYWLSGGITALIGLFCLFAYPQFEAPNPQRKQFVLRKRYWLYYALQFMSGARRQIFVVFAGFMMVEKFGFAVHEVTSLFLITLMANMVSAPLVGKAVAVFGERRALVFEYVGLAVIFFLYGGLYFFGWGVVLASALYIFNHIFFSLALALKTYFQKIADPSDIAPTAAVAFTINHIAAVFLPAGLGYLWLTSPQLVFLAAAGMAVVSLVLALMIPRHPVDGNETVFVRLRAPHPAE, via the coding sequence ATGAAAACCATCCCCCTTTCAGACGCGCAAAGCCTGCCTTTTTGGCGCCGACCCGTGACGCTGTTGTTCTTGATGGCGGCGGCGATGCCGATTGCGTTTTCGACATGGTCGGCGCTGTTGAATAACTTCGTGATCGAGGTCGCAGATTTTGATGGCTCGGACATCGGCTGGCTGCACACAGTGCGTGAAATTCCGGGATTTTTCGCAGTTGGGGTGATCGTGCTGTTGATGCTGTTTCGCGAACAGGTCTTGGGGCTTGTGGCCTTGGTTATGCTTGGCGTTGCGACCGCGCTGACGGCGCAATTTCCGTCCATCGGTGGGATTTTATCGATTACGATGCTGAGTTCGATTGGCTTTCATTACTATGAAACGGTCAATCAGTCTTTGCAGCTTCAATGGATCGACAAGGCCCGCGCGCCGCAGACATTGGGTTGGATCATCGCCGCCGGATCGGGTGCTACGTTTCTGGCCTATGTGCTGATCGTGCTGACATGGGAGGCGTTCGATCTGTCGTATTCCATCGTTTATTGGCTGTCGGGCGGGATCACGGCGCTGATCGGTCTGTTCTGCCTGTTTGCATATCCGCAATTTGAAGCCCCCAACCCACAGCGCAAACAATTCGTGCTGCGCAAACGCTATTGGCTTTATTACGCGCTGCAATTCATGTCCGGTGCGCGGCGCCAGATTTTCGTGGTTTTCGCGGGGTTCATGATGGTCGAGAAGTTCGGCTTTGCGGTGCACGAGGTTACGTCGCTGTTCTTGATAACCCTTATGGCCAATATGGTGTCCGCGCCGCTGGTCGGTAAAGCGGTCGCGGTTTTTGGCGAACGCCGCGCGCTGGTGTTTGAATATGTCGGGTTGGCGGTGATCTTTTTCCTGTATGGCGGTCTGTATTTCTTTGGCTGGGGGGTGGTTTTAGCGTCGGCGCTTTATATTTTCAACCACATTTTCTTTAGCCTCGCGCTGGCGCTGAAGACCTATTTCCAGAAGATCGCCGACCCGAGCGACATTGCGCCCACAGCGGCGGTCGCATTCACGATCAACCATATTGCGGCGGTGTTTTTACCGGCGGGTCTGGGGTATTTGTGGCTGACGTCGCCGCAACTGGTTTTTCTGGCAGCAGCCGGCATGGCGGTTGTATCGCTCGTGCTGGCGCTGATGATCCCGCGCCATCCGGTAGATGGCAATGAGACAGTTTTTGTACGCCTGCGTGCGCCACATCCTGCGGAGTAG
- a CDS encoding 50S ribosomal protein L11 methyltransferase: MTTFTAFTTMMGKSSADVMSGAMEGMQPAPTGVGVFEVEDNSGLWEVGGYFVDAPDGVSLALLAATFGAKPFVISELPETDWVAHVKRELPPVEAGRFFVYGSHDADALPEGRVGLLIDAAMAFGTGHHGTTLGCLRAFDRLLTNGHGFADVADVGCGTAVLAMAAAKTTDANVIASDIDPVAVGVAVVNMAANGMGDAVVCVTAAGFDDPALAGAAPFDLIFANILKGPLVMLAPDMAKNAKTGGFAILSGLLNEQADEIIAVYARSGFNLVHRDEIVEWTTLTLRQGT; this comes from the coding sequence ATGACCACATTCACAGCATTTACTACGATGATGGGCAAATCCTCCGCTGACGTCATGAGCGGCGCGATGGAGGGCATGCAACCTGCACCGACCGGCGTCGGGGTGTTTGAAGTCGAAGACAACAGCGGCTTGTGGGAGGTTGGCGGTTATTTCGTGGACGCACCTGACGGTGTGTCGCTCGCATTGCTGGCCGCGACATTCGGGGCCAAGCCGTTTGTTATCAGCGAGTTGCCGGAAACCGACTGGGTCGCCCATGTAAAACGTGAATTACCGCCCGTAGAGGCGGGGCGGTTTTTTGTTTACGGATCACATGACGCCGATGCGCTGCCAGAGGGTCGCGTCGGCCTGCTGATCGACGCGGCGATGGCGTTTGGCACTGGGCACCATGGCACGACGCTGGGCTGTCTGCGGGCGTTTGATCGCCTGCTCACCAACGGTCACGGTTTCGCAGACGTGGCCGATGTCGGGTGCGGCACAGCGGTGCTGGCGATGGCTGCAGCCAAGACCACGGATGCAAACGTGATTGCGAGCGATATTGATCCGGTGGCCGTTGGGGTGGCTGTTGTAAATATGGCGGCAAACGGCATGGGCGATGCGGTGGTGTGTGTTACGGCGGCCGGTTTCGATGATCCAGCGCTGGCGGGCGCGGCCCCATTTGATCTGATATTCGCAAACATCCTTAAGGGGCCGCTGGTCATGCTTGCACCCGACATGGCAAAAAACGCCAAAACAGGCGGATTCGCGATTCTATCTGGACTGTTGAACGAACAAGCCGACGAAATTATCGCGGTTTATGCCCGATCCGGGTTTAATCTGGTACATCGTGACGAGATTGTTGAGTGGACCACGTTAACCCTGCGGCAGGGAACTTAG
- a CDS encoding DUF1127 domain-containing protein, whose amino-acid sequence MAAIDFRTATVKSGFSFVSIIASLVSWNDARMTRNSLSKLTTRELDDIGLVRGDIEAIATGTLIR is encoded by the coding sequence ATGGCCGCCATCGACTTCCGCACCGCAACCGTCAAATCCGGTTTTTCATTCGTTTCCATTATCGCCTCATTGGTGTCTTGGAATGACGCGCGCATGACGCGCAATTCGCTCAGCAAACTGACCACACGTGAGCTGGACGACATCGGCCTTGTACGTGGCGACATCGAAGCCATCGCAACCGGCACATTGATCCGCTAA
- the ruvC gene encoding crossover junction endodeoxyribonuclease RuvC, with protein sequence MRVLGIDPGLVNTGWGVIVVNGSRLSHVANGVCKSGKGDLAVRLLALHDQLEAVIAEFAPDAAAVEQTFVNSNGAATLKLGQARGIAMLVPARAGLEVGEYAPNAIKKAVVGVGHADKAQIAHMVKLQLPGVMLSGPDSADALAIAICHAHHLQSASARERVVPAARKENVA encoded by the coding sequence ATGCGGGTATTGGGCATAGATCCAGGACTGGTGAACACGGGTTGGGGCGTGATTGTGGTAAACGGATCACGGCTGAGCCACGTGGCCAACGGCGTGTGCAAGTCGGGCAAGGGCGACCTGGCGGTGCGGTTGTTGGCGCTGCATGATCAGCTCGAAGCGGTTATTGCAGAATTTGCGCCAGACGCCGCCGCAGTGGAACAGACATTTGTGAATTCCAACGGTGCGGCAACGCTGAAACTGGGCCAAGCGCGCGGTATCGCGATGCTGGTACCAGCGCGCGCCGGGTTGGAGGTTGGGGAATATGCCCCGAACGCAATTAAGAAGGCCGTTGTCGGGGTTGGTCACGCAGATAAGGCGCAGATCGCACATATGGTGAAACTACAGCTGCCCGGCGTGATGTTGTCAGGGCCGGACAGCGCGGATGCATTGGCGATTGCGATTTGCCATGCGCATCATTTGCAGTCAGCGTCGGCCAGAGAGAGAGTCGTGCCAGCGGCGCGCAAGGAGAACGTGGCATGA
- the ruvA gene encoding Holliday junction branch migration protein RuvA: protein MIGRIAGRLEYRATDHVLIDVKGVGYIVFVSDRVMATLPRVGEAVALYTDLLVREDLLQLFGFTTLVEKEWHRLLMSVQGIGAKASLAILGTLGADGVSRSIAMGDWATVATAKGVGPKTAKKVILDLKDKAHSVMAMAGTAAGAASAAGGVASVSADAETDADADALVDRYDGPAAGNGAAQSEALSALSNLGYGPSDAAGAVAQAAVENDGADTAVLIRAALKLLAPKG, encoded by the coding sequence ATGATCGGGCGCATCGCAGGACGGCTGGAATACCGCGCCACCGATCATGTGCTGATCGATGTCAAAGGTGTGGGATATATTGTGTTTGTCAGCGACCGTGTCATGGCAACGCTGCCGCGTGTCGGGGAGGCGGTGGCGCTTTATACCGACCTGCTGGTGCGCGAGGACCTGCTTCAATTGTTCGGGTTCACCACGTTGGTTGAAAAGGAATGGCACCGTTTGTTGATGTCGGTGCAAGGCATCGGCGCGAAGGCATCCTTGGCGATTTTGGGCACGCTGGGCGCAGATGGCGTCAGTCGGTCGATTGCCATGGGTGACTGGGCAACCGTGGCCACGGCAAAGGGCGTCGGGCCAAAGACGGCCAAGAAAGTCATTCTGGATTTGAAGGATAAGGCGCATAGCGTCATGGCCATGGCGGGAACGGCAGCTGGGGCTGCGTCTGCGGCGGGCGGGGTGGCGTCAGTATCTGCTGACGCAGAGACCGACGCCGATGCGGATGCCTTGGTCGACCGATATGATGGCCCTGCTGCGGGCAACGGCGCCGCACAATCCGAAGCACTGTCCGCGTTGAGCAATCTTGGATATGGCCCGTCAGATGCCGCTGGTGCCGTGGCGCAAGCGGCGGTCGAAAATGACGGGGCGGATACAGCGGTGCTGATCCGTGCCGCGCTGAAATTGCTGGCACCGAAGGGGTAA
- the ruvB gene encoding Holliday junction branch migration DNA helicase RuvB, with translation MTEPEDPSLQPERQSEDVAREGDRALRPQMLSEFVGQAEARANLAVFIESAKRRGEAMDHTLFHGPPGLGKTTLAQIMARELGVGFRMTSGPVLAKAGDLAAILTNLEAQDVLFIDEIHRLNPAVEEVLYPALEDFELDLVIGVGPAARTVRIELQPFTLIGATTRMGLLTTPLRDRFGIPTRLEFYTVEELHKIVTRGARLMGAPATPDGAQEIAKRARGTPRIAGRLLRRVVDFAIVEGDGTVTHAIADSALTRLGVDHLGLDSADRRYLTLIAENYQGGPVGIETMSAALSESRDALEEVIEPYLLQQGLIQRTPRGRMLAQKAWTHLGMAAPKPPSDLFDG, from the coding sequence ATGACTGAGCCTGAGGATCCATCGCTGCAACCCGAACGCCAATCCGAAGACGTTGCCCGTGAAGGCGACCGCGCGTTGCGTCCACAGATGTTGTCCGAGTTCGTTGGACAGGCAGAAGCGCGGGCGAATTTGGCGGTGTTTATTGAATCTGCCAAGCGGCGCGGTGAAGCGATGGACCACACGTTGTTTCATGGGCCGCCGGGCCTTGGCAAAACCACGCTGGCGCAGATCATGGCACGCGAATTAGGTGTTGGGTTTCGCATGACGTCGGGGCCTGTTCTTGCCAAGGCGGGGGACCTTGCGGCGATCCTGACCAATCTGGAAGCGCAGGACGTATTGTTTATCGATGAAATTCATCGGCTCAATCCGGCGGTGGAAGAAGTCCTATATCCTGCACTGGAGGATTTTGAACTGGATTTGGTGATTGGTGTGGGGCCAGCGGCGCGCACGGTGCGGATCGAATTGCAGCCGTTCACGTTGATTGGAGCGACGACGCGCATGGGCCTGCTGACGACGCCATTGCGCGATCGGTTCGGTATCCCGACGCGGTTGGAGTTTTACACGGTTGAGGAACTACACAAGATCGTCACGCGCGGTGCGCGTTTGATGGGTGCGCCCGCGACACCGGACGGTGCACAAGAGATCGCCAAACGTGCCCGTGGCACGCCGCGTATTGCGGGCCGATTGCTGCGCCGCGTGGTCGATTTCGCGATTGTTGAGGGCGATGGAACAGTGACCCATGCCATTGCTGACAGCGCGTTGACGCGGCTTGGGGTGGATCATCTGGGTCTGGACTCTGCGGACCGGCGGTACCTGACGTTGATCGCTGAGAATTATCAGGGCGGGCCTGTGGGAATTGAGACCATGTCGGCGGCTTTGAGTGAGTCCCGTGATGCGTTGGAGGAGGTCATCGAGCCGTATCTGTTGCAACAGGGACTGATCCAACGCACCCCGCGTGGCCGCATGTTGGCGCAAAAGGCATGGACGCATTTGGGCATGGCTGCGCCAAAACCGCCGAGCGATTTGTTTGATGGGTAA